Genomic segment of Rana temporaria chromosome 12, aRanTem1.1, whole genome shotgun sequence:
TTCACATTAGCATTCCCTCGGTTTAGCTTTTTTTCTAAATACAGGAGACGTTATTTTGGAAGTAAAAACGATTTTATGCCTCCAAGATCACCTTTTCCctgcacctaaggcccaattccgCATAGGGTTGCAtttgaaaatacagtatgtatatgcaaatatatctacattttataagAAATTTGAATGTTATCCTTTAGAAGTTGATCTCCCTGCCCCACCAATTCACTATTTATCTGGCCACACTCCACACAGATCTTTGCTGTGGggaaggatgccacgggtgaaaaCTTAATGTAAAAGTACACCTATCCTTTcagccgacaaactttttttttgggggaaaaacaaaaaaaggacagAATGCAGTTTCCTACCTATGAATTCTGTTACAGGATCGTGTTCTCCCTCTGCCTTGATAGTGCCGGCGATGCTTTCATTTTCTAGGATTGGGAGGAAAAGCTGCACAAAGTCAGAGGTGTAAGGGGGAGCGATGACATCTAGGacctgcagagagagagaggaggacatGATGACACAGATCTTTTGTGGGTTCCAGAAGCCATGTAGGGTGCAGCAGCTTTCTTCTGTCGCTCCCAGCTGTCACATTGGCAGATTGTACTGGGAAGCCTGTCTCTAAAGGAAGCCACACGTATTCCAATAATAAATCTGAGCATCATTTGCTACAATGAAACCAAGTGAGGATGAGAACTCACAAAACACTACTACACTGGGATGGCCAATTATCACTCACAAATGTTATGCCTTCCACCTTGCATAGAGAATAAAAGTGCAGCACTACCTTGCATACTCTATCACTGCTGGGCTGTGGTTTTCTACAGATCTGGGGCTCTCCAAGATCAACAACAATATGGCCAAGGTCAGAGAGGCCTTAGATCAAGCCATCTCCAGGAGAGGCTTAATGCAActaaaacaaaagaataaaactgTCTTTTGTTTGTATGAGCCTATAGATTGCTCAGACAGGGTTAAGAAATCAGTTgactttaaaaggggttgtaaagacagaaggtttttcatcttaaagcattctatgcatcaagataaaaagccttctgtgtgcagcagccccccttaatacttacctgagccccatctagatccagcgatgttgtaggaGTGTCTTGACTGCCAGGTactcccctcattggctgagacagcagcacagCGCCATTCAGTCGGCTgctgtcagccaatcaggagagaaaggTGGGCaggtccatgtctgaatggacacacagagctgtggctcggctcaggtgcccctgctgtgggggcactcaacttgagggaggggccaggaccaCCGaagagaggaggatctgggctgctctgtgcaaatccactacatatacttccctgctctaacatgtttgttactttgaaatatagatagatagatatttaaaaaaaaaaaaaaaaacacacacacaactttACAGGTGACTTTAGGTGTCAGTTATAGCTCACACAGTGATTTATGGAATCCCCTATATGAAAGCACAAACTGGACCACTACTGTCACATGCTGCTCCATCCATACCCAGTGCAGCAAGTCCCCTACATACAAACAAGTTCCGTTCTAGGAGCTTGTTCATATGTCCAACATCGATCAGCACCTGTAGACAATGGCTGTGAGCGCggatcagtgtgttctggtggTTGGGGAGCTGgggagtccccctgtcagaatacaatagtattGCATTGGTACGGtgatctgtcaggttttttttccacTCCGTCTGCTGGGTTGAActgaaaaaaaacctgaaagatCGCCATACCATACTCCACCGCCTTCCCCATCTTTACATGAATGAACATGTGAACACAAGTTGAACGTTCGTTTATAAGAGACTTCTTGGACTTACCTCTGTGACAAAATATCTTATAAGTGAGATGTCCGTGTCCATCTTCTCCAGACACCTGCGCATGTAAGTGACCACTGGAAGTACATAACCTCGACTCAGCAGGTGGACCATCCTGTCCAGCAAAGTCTTCTTCAGCTCCATCTAAGGATGAAACGGGACAAGAAGGCGAGATTGATTTTCCAAATTGACCTCCAGAAGACCTAACAGTCTGCTTTTTCAAACGCAAACAATGCTCTTAAATGAAATGTTTACAGATCAGAttttccctgcaatgtacagaggtgCTCAGCAGAATCATTTATTTTTAAGGTCCATACTATGTACACACATGATGATTTTAGTGTAATGTGGAAGTACTACCCAGAAGGCCTTCTCTAAATTCATCTACAATAAAACCACTTTACATCAGCCATTTGCCGAAAAGTTGTAATGCCTAGAAAAAAGAAGGACCTCAATAGGGGACAGGTTGGCATTACAATGCTGCTTGGCGTAGCTGTACATGGAGGCATTTATACCTCATTGCCAGAGCTGATGCACACACAGGACCGGGAGGTGGGAGATATGCTTGGAAGGCTGTTGTGCAAGCTTGGAAGGTAATACTTCCCCCTCCAGCATCGTATCCGCAGTCAGTGTTATGTAGGAGGGTGGCTTAGGGGGGGGTTGTATCAGATTTTTATCATAGTCGAGCTCCACTTTAACATTCAATGGTTCAGTGACTGGACAAATGTATGTTCCCGGGCACCTACCTGCTCCATGACATCCAGCTGTGAGTGCTCAGTCTCAAAGAGTTTTATAAGAAGCTGCAGGACCTGCGCATGCAACAGCTGGTGGCATGTGCTGATCTGAAAGACAACAAGCAACTTAGAAATATTAAATCCGTATTATAGCAAGAGTTTATAGATATGGGTTCCTCCCATCAGAATAGCACCGAATCCGGACATGTATTATCCTATAAAAAGGGATGTATTTCTAGTGCACCCGTCACAACTACACGAGGTTCAGAACATACCTCGTCCAGTAAGGCCAGGTGCACAGGGGTGTGATCTGTCTGTAGCTGGAAGTAGCGAGGTTCCGACACGGTCCAGTCCACCCACTTTAAAACGCCCATCGCCACAACAGGGAACCTAGCGTGGTAGAACAGGAAAGTAAATGGTGAAACCGTGTCCCACAATAATGACATCATCACTTTCTGCCATCTAGGCAAAGAAACCTCAGCTAGCCTGCATTCCACAACAATGATTTCATCACCTTCTTATCCCACTACATACCTGATACACTGATACAGTGTGCTGAGCTCTGCCACCAGTTCCGAGGCCGCCTTGTTCTCATTGCAGCACAGATTGTGGACGGTCTCTATTGCTTTGGAGGTGGACTTCAGCTCATCCTTGTTTATATTCACCCTTTTGTTCTTTAGGACAACAAACAAGAGACAGAATTATCTGTATGGCAAAGGATGACTTATAGCTCATATTTGCCTTTCTCCCGATCCCAACATACACAAGAGCAGACATATGCAACACAGAGCTCCTTTATCCATAATGTATAAAGTCCAGGAATGTGGCTTTGCAGTGCTGGGGTAGTGAGCTCAACTCCCATTAGGGAATATCCAGAGCCAACAAATACTTGCAGTGTTAATGAATTACCCAACCACAGTCCTAATATATATGTGTGCACATTTATCAACTTACATCCAAACTGAGGTCTGTGGCAGGACCATTAAACAAAACCCTTCTATGAAGGGAAGGATTCTGTCTCTCTAAAGCCCAAAATAATTGTCAATACACTCAAAAtaaatgaacaaaaataaaaacacatttagaaCTGGTGACACAACGCACCTTCTTCCAGGTCTCCACCACACCGGCTGCATATGCCAGTATGTGGATGTACTTGTGTTTGTGGTCCTGGTTTATCTTGGCACCTGGTTTAAAGAGCGACTGCATGAAAAGGTCCAGGAAAGCCGGAACACGGATCTGCAAAGGAAAAAATCAAAAGTAGGCAACGCAATTCTCAATCTTATTTAGGTTTAAAATTAGGGATCGACCAATATCGTTCTTTCGATACCGATATTCCGGCCACCTTCACTTGCCGATAgctgatatttttttgccgatattttgtacattttaaaaacaaaaaaaattattacactgtcatttaaaaaaaaaaaatatgttttttaatcaccgttattgctgtcacaaggaatgtaaacagtgacagtaataggcagcgacaggtactctttatggaaagatcggggggtctataagaccccaaacccctcctttgcacttcaaagtaatCAAATAGTCAAGATCAGCGTTTTTTAAATACTTTCTTTTAAAACTGGTGCCAGTAATCCTGACATCAATGACATAAATTCCGGATTACTAGATCCAAGACCTGAACGAAGCATCAGCTTTGTTCGGGTCTTCGGCCAGCCGGCGGACATGCCAGCTGGTTGCTCAGGCCTCCCAGTGGACAGAAGAGACCGGACGAGCGGCGGGGGATATCCCCTCCCGCTGTAGGCAACAACAActgagccgcatcggttgttattacAATAAAGCCGACCGTCCGCGCTAAAGaactgcaggcatcaccctggtAAAACCCCTTGAAGTAATATTGGAAAATGGAGAGACTCCCCCTGACGGGACTTTAATGGCCCAATCAGCAATATAGTGGTAGAAAAATAAGaagtataaaaatatacaaaatgtatttaaaaaaaaaaaaaagaaaaaaaaaaaaatcaaagtggcTGATAACATCAAAAGTCAACATGTATACGGACATAGGAACATAACTTGGTCCCAGAACTACCGTGATTAAATCACCAAGGCAGATCAAATGTCATCAGGGTAGGTCTGGAACCACCTTTTGAGCTTTTATGTTCCTATGTCCTTATATATGTTGACTTTTGATGTCATCagccactttttttgttttaaaaagcaCTTTTTCTATGCATCTCATTAACAAAATATTTATTGCTGTACACTacacgtgtccccccccccccccccccaatttctcACCAGCTCCACAGGGGGGGCATCCATGCTTGTGAACATcttatacagcacagtgatgtCTGCAGGGTTCAATGCTCCTTTGGATAACATAGCTCCGAGTGCTTGGCATGCTCGAGGATAGGCAGCTGCTGTACCCAGAGCAAGGGTGATCTGGCTGGCATCATGACCTCTGAAGGGCAAAAACTACATGTAAAACATCAACAATAAATTTAATATAACCATATTTAAATAC
This window contains:
- the NELFCD gene encoding negative elongation factor C/D, whose amino-acid sequence is MEGDYFMGGGGIVGDWEERGADEEYTEGEDDAEVQQECLEKLGSRDYIMEPAIFNSLKRYFQAGGNPEHVIQLLSENYTAVAQTVNLLAEWLIQSGVEPVQVQETVENHLKSLLIKHFDPRKADSIFTEEGETPAWLEQMIAHTTWRDLFYKLAEAHPDCLMLNFTVKLISDAGYQAEITSVSTACQQLEVFSRVLRTSLATILDGGEENLEKNLPEFAKMVCHGEHTYLFAQAIMSILAQEEQGGSAMRRIAQEVQRFAHEKGHDASQITLALGTAAAYPRACQALGAMLSKGALNPADITVLYKMFTSMDAPPVELIRVPAFLDLFMQSLFKPGAKINQDHKHKYIHILAYAAGVVETWKKNKRVNINKDELKSTSKAIETVHNLCCNENKAASELVAELSTLYQCIRFPVVAMGVLKWVDWTVSEPRYFQLQTDHTPVHLALLDEISTCHQLLHAQVLQLLIKLFETEHSQLDVMEQMELKKTLLDRMVHLLSRGYVLPVVTYMRRCLEKMDTDISLIRYFVTEVLDVIAPPYTSDFVQLFLPILENESIAGTIKAEGEHDPVTEFIVHCKSKFIMMN